One window of Amaranthus tricolor cultivar Red isolate AtriRed21 chromosome 11, ASM2621246v1, whole genome shotgun sequence genomic DNA carries:
- the LOC130826790 gene encoding probable sugar phosphate/phosphate translocator At3g11320: protein MKTTGKLFTVGLITFWYSSNIGVILSNKYLLSNYGFKYPIFLTMCHMTACSLLSYIAIAWLKVVPMQTVRSRIQFAKIAALSAIFCASVVSGNISLRYLPVSFNQAVGATTPFFTAIFAYLMTFKREGWLTYVTLIPVVTGVIIASGGEPMFNLFGFIMCVGATAARALKTVLQGILLSSDSEKLNSMNLLMYMAPIAVVCLIPVALIMEENVVGITVALAREDRSIVWYLLLNSALAYFVNLTNFLVTKHTSALTLQVLGNAKGAVAVVVSILIFRNPVSVTGMLGYCLTVIGVVLYSEAKKRSK, encoded by the exons ATGAAAACCACAGGAAAACTCTTCACAGTAGGATTGATTACCTTTTGGTACTCGTCGAACATTGGCGTAATCTTATCAAACAAGTATTTATTAAGCAATTATGGATTCAAATATCCGATTTTTCTCACAATGTGTCACATGACTGCTTGTTCTCTTCTAAGTTATATCGCCATTGCATGGCTTAAGGTTGTGCCGATGCAAACTGTTCGATCTCGTATTCAATTTGCGAAGATCGCAGCATTATCGGCCATTTTTTGTGCTTCTGTTGTTAGTGGTAACATCTCTCTCCGTTATCTTCCTGTTTCTTTCAATCAAGCTGTTGGTGCTACGACGCCGTTTTTTACTGCCATTTTTGCGTATTTGATGACCTTTAAAAGAGAAGGATGGCTTACTTATGTTACTCTTATTCCTGTTGTTACTGGCGTCATCATTGCTAGTGGG GGAGAACCTATGTTCAATTTATTCGGGTTTATAATGTGTGTCGGAGCAACTGCTGCACGAGCTCTCAAGACAGTTCTGCAAGGAATTTTATTATCTTCTGATTC GGAGAAGCTGAATTCTATGAATCTCCTTATGTACATGGCTCCCATAGCTGTTGTCTGCCTCATTCCAGTAGCACTCATAATGGAGGAAAACGTAGTTGGGATCACAGTAGCTCTTGCTCGAGAAGATCGCAGCATTGTTTGGTATTTGCTCTTAAATTCTGCACTCGCTTACTTTGTGAATTTGACCAACTTTTTGGTCACAAAACACACAAGTGCATTGACTCTCCAG GTTTTGGGAAACGCCAAGGGAGCTGTTGCTGTTGTTGTCTCGATTTTGATATTCAGGAATCCTGTATCAGTGACAGGCATGCTCGGATATTGTCTCACTGTGATTGGGGTTGTTCTCTACAGCGAAGCCAAAAAACGGAGCAAATGA